A window of the Erpetoichthys calabaricus chromosome 10, fErpCal1.3, whole genome shotgun sequence genome harbors these coding sequences:
- the LOC114659215 gene encoding deoxyribonuclease-2-alpha-like, whose translation MKKKGQTSVIANLVCTLRNTDCITTEIMEGFCGRLCFVWMVLCFGPAACAKVTCRSESGASVDWFILYKLPKINKSSGLNYLYMDASTNGWLNGKFNINDTQSAVGQTLEPYFTYIERKTEVFGFLFYNDQPPTKSKSLPPSSFGHSKGMILLDKTTGIWLSHSTPQFPGGSRAAFWPKNGVDFGQTFLCVTYPYNSFKDIAIQLQYIHPFTFNYDLPKTFPLDLRCVAQRECYPKTAPWSRQLKMTSVGGNTFVSFVKYSRFKDDLYSGLLVEPLGDDLFAKGWGRLHSPLPSNCSVKHNVYNIISVNLPKVPSFKTTFDHSKWCVTKGASGRDAWTCIADLNREKGQMLRGGGAVCTSDPAVWKAFRKMVGEFEKCT comes from the exons GAGGGTTTTTGTGGAAGACTTTGTTTTGTCTGGATGGTCCTCTGTTTTGGTCCTGCTGCGTGTGCAAAAGTGACTTGCAGGAGTGAAAGCGGCGCTTCTGTAGATTG GTTTATATTATACAAActaccaaaaataaacaaaagcagcgGGCTGAACTATTTGTATATGGATGCATCCACAAATGGTTGGCTCAATGGGAAATTTAATATCAATGACACCCAAAGTGCTGTGGGGCAAACACTGGAGCCGTACTTTACATATATTGAGCGAAAG ACTGAAGTCTTTGGGTTTCTCTTCTACAATGATCAACCACCCACAAAGTCCAAAAGTCTACCTCCCTCATCATTTGGACACAGCAAAg GTATGATTCTACTAGACAAAACTACTGGAATTTGGTTGAGTCACAGCACTCCTCAGTTTCCTGGTGGCAGCCGGGCTGCCTTTTGGCCTAAAAATGGTGTTGATTTTGGACAGACATTCTTGTGTGTGACATATCCATACAATTCATTTAAGGATATAG CCATACAGCTGCAATATATCCACCCTTTTACATTCAATTATGACCTTCCGAAAACATTCCCTCTGGACCTGAGGTGTGTGGCACAAAGGGAGTGCTATCCGAAGACAGCACCATGGAGCAGACAGCTAAAGATGACGTCTGTAGGAGGAAACACGTTTGTCAGCTTTGTGAAGTATTCGCGATTTAAAGATG ATCTGTACTCTGGTCTACTAGTGGAACCCTTAGGTGATGATCTTTTTGCAAAAGGCTGGGGCCGGCTGCACAGTCCTCTTCCATCCAACTGCTCTGTGAAACATAATGTTTACAATATAATCTCTGTGAACCTTCCAAAGGTGCCTTCCTTCAAGACCACTTTTGATCATTCCAAATGGTGTGTCACTAAAGGAGCCAGTGGCCGTGATGCCTGGACCTGCATTGCGGACTTGAATAGGGAGAAAGGTCAGATGCTCAGGGGTGGCGGTGCTGTGTGTACATCTGACCCTGCTGTGTGGAAGGCTTTTCGAAAAATGGTAGGCGAGtttgaaaaatgtacataa